In a single window of the Veillonella sp. genome:
- a CDS encoding LemA family protein — translation MANQLDEMNPEIMSEGRDVNVIAKVIPVETSGFEKMLPTILMAIGVIGIVLGIVIDKYLVSIIGAIVLIYPWWRLKQISSEFNMMEQRIQNAASEIDNYMEQRVVILSNAAKLVEKSIEVDKDILVDIAKYRSGNFSEESRSDVNSQLNKATRALNVAIENYPELQSQDTIRDAMQQNSYLQKEITAARTLYNDAVNTWNREIFEFPFKKIVAAKEGRTTRIPFIADQETKEKAKGVFF, via the coding sequence ATGGCTAATCAACTCGACGAAATGAATCCGGAAATTATGTCTGAAGGCAGAGATGTAAATGTTATTGCGAAGGTAATCCCTGTAGAAACTAGTGGTTTTGAAAAAATGTTACCTACTATTCTTATGGCTATCGGTGTTATTGGTATCGTTTTAGGCATAGTTATTGACAAGTATCTGGTATCCATTATTGGTGCAATCGTGCTAATTTATCCATGGTGGAGATTAAAACAAATTAGCTCAGAGTTTAATATGATGGAACAAAGAATCCAAAATGCTGCTTCTGAAATCGACAATTATATGGAGCAACGTGTGGTGATTCTTTCCAATGCGGCTAAATTAGTGGAAAAATCTATTGAAGTAGATAAAGATATTCTTGTAGATATTGCTAAGTATAGAAGTGGTAATTTCTCTGAAGAGTCTAGAAGTGATGTGAACTCTCAACTTAACAAGGCTACAAGAGCTCTTAATGTGGCTATAGAAAATTATCCAGAATTACAAAGCCAAGATACAATTCGCGATGCAATGCAACAAAACTCTTATTTGCAAAAAGAAATTACTGCAGCTAGAACGTTGTACAATGATGCGGTAAATACTTGGAATAGAGAAATCTTTGAATTCCCATTTAAAAAGATTGTAGCTGCTAAAGAAGGTAGAACTACAAGAATTCCATTTATTGCTGATCAAGAAACTAAAGAAAAGGCTAAAGGCGTTTTCTTTTAA